From a single Piliocolobus tephrosceles isolate RC106 chromosome 21, ASM277652v3, whole genome shotgun sequence genomic region:
- the LOC111530326 gene encoding developmental pluripotency-associated 5 protein-like, protein LQGGNNPRRRNTLPWVKLPEDLKDPEVLLVQMRVLEAMFGPDGSQISYIKQVSKIMLVLKALESSDLTEVVVYGFYLCKCRTKWMFQSMTEWHCQHQERGMLKLAERMTAVELGPWVK, encoded by the coding sequence TTACAAGGTGGGAACAATCCCAGACGTAGAAATACCCTGCCATGGGTGAAACTTCCTGAGGATTTGAAAGATCCAGAGGTGCTCCTGGTCCAGATGCGGGTGCTGGAAGCCATGTTCGGCCCGGACGGATCTCAAATCTCTTACATCAAGCAGGTGAGCAAGATCATGCTCGTGCTGAAGGCTCTGGAGTCTTCAGACCTCACCGAGGTTGTCGTTTATGGCTTCTATTTGTGCAAGTGCCGAACCAAGTGGATGTTCCAGTCCATGACTGAGTGGCATTGCCAGCACCAGGAGCGAGGGATGCTCAAACTTGCGGAACGCATGACTGCGGTTGAACTAGGCCCTTGGGTGAAGTGA